In a single window of the Elaeis guineensis isolate ETL-2024a chromosome 4, EG11, whole genome shotgun sequence genome:
- the LOC105043383 gene encoding uncharacterized protein isoform X1, with amino-acid sequence MSGRWVLLVVLFGCILGATDASEGDADPLYRDCTEQCQNTGSFGNNSIQHCQFSSGDVPGENTFMKTQLYSLHLKWKQWKCRSFCQYLCMKQREMERGALGLKAVKYHGKWPSKHVSVFQSISIQVPVSAALSALTLVVQFYGWLSFFRLVYYKLERRPQSRRPYYEFTGLWHIYGLLSMNAWFWNAIFHIWNSDVTEKLNQSSAVALLGYSLILAILRTFNVKGEAQRVTAAAPLLAFVTTHILYLNFYKFDHGLNMKVCIIMDIAQAILWVVWAAVTRPPSWFKLWTVMLGGILVMLLEEFPSSKGYVDLRHAAAIPLAYLWWNFVKKDAETRTSAITKKRR; translated from the exons ATGTCAGGCCGTTGGGTGTTGCTGGTTGTGTTATTTGGTTGCATCCTTGGAGCCACCGATGCCAGCGAAGGCGACGCCGATCCGCTTTACCG AGATTGCACGGAACAATGTCAAAATACCGGATCCTTTGGGAACAACTCCATTCAACATTGCCAATTTTCATCTGGTGATGTACCTGGAGAGAATACATTTATGAAAACGCAGCTGTACAGTCTGCACTTGAAGTGGAAACAGTGGAAATGCAGGAGCTTTTGTCAGTATCTTTGTATGAAGCAACGAGAAATGGAAAGGGGAGCACTTGGTCTCAAAGCTGTAAAGTATCATGGCAAATGGCCTTCCAAGCATGTCTCTGTGTTTCAG TCTATTTCTATCCAGGTGCCTGTTTCTGCTGCCCTCTCAGCATTGACTCTTGTGGTTCAGTTTTATGGCTGGCTATCCTTTTTCCGTCTAGTATATTACAAGTTGGAACGTAGGCCTCAAAGTAGGAGGCCATACTATGAGTTTACTGGCTTGTGGCATATCTATGGGCTCTTGTCAATGAATGCCTGGTTCTGGAATGCTATTTTTCATATTTG GAATTCTGATGTTACAGAGAAGTTAAATCAATCATCTGCTGTTGCTTTACTTGGGTACTCCCTCATTCTGGCTATACTGCGGACATTTAATGTCAAGGGTGAAGCTCAAAGGGTTACAGCTGCAGCCCCATTATTGGCCTTTGTGACGACACACATCCTGTATCTGAACTTCTACAAATTTGACCATG GTCTGAACATGAAAGTTTGCATCATAATGGACATCGCTCAGGCAATCCTATGGGTGGTATGGGCTGCCGTAACTCGTCCTCCTTCGTGGTTCAAATTGTGGACAGTTATGCTTGGAGGCATCCTTGTCATGCTTCTAGAGGAGTTCCCATCGTCCAAAGGGTATGTTGATTTGCGGCATGCTGCTGCCATCCCCCTCGCTTATCTTTGGTGGAACTTTGTCAAGAAAGATGCAGAAACTCGTACCTCAGCCATCACTAAGAAAAGAAGGTAA
- the LOC105043383 gene encoding uncharacterized protein isoform X2, whose amino-acid sequence MSGRWVLLVVLFGCILGATDASEGDADPLYRDCTEQCQNTGSFGNNSIQHCQFSSGDVPGENTFMKTQLYSLHLKWKQWKCRSFCQYLCMKQREMERGALGLKAVKYHGKWPSKHVSVFQVPVSAALSALTLVVQFYGWLSFFRLVYYKLERRPQSRRPYYEFTGLWHIYGLLSMNAWFWNAIFHIWNSDVTEKLNQSSAVALLGYSLILAILRTFNVKGEAQRVTAAAPLLAFVTTHILYLNFYKFDHGLNMKVCIIMDIAQAILWVVWAAVTRPPSWFKLWTVMLGGILVMLLEEFPSSKGYVDLRHAAAIPLAYLWWNFVKKDAETRTSAITKKRR is encoded by the exons ATGTCAGGCCGTTGGGTGTTGCTGGTTGTGTTATTTGGTTGCATCCTTGGAGCCACCGATGCCAGCGAAGGCGACGCCGATCCGCTTTACCG AGATTGCACGGAACAATGTCAAAATACCGGATCCTTTGGGAACAACTCCATTCAACATTGCCAATTTTCATCTGGTGATGTACCTGGAGAGAATACATTTATGAAAACGCAGCTGTACAGTCTGCACTTGAAGTGGAAACAGTGGAAATGCAGGAGCTTTTGTCAGTATCTTTGTATGAAGCAACGAGAAATGGAAAGGGGAGCACTTGGTCTCAAAGCTGTAAAGTATCATGGCAAATGGCCTTCCAAGCATGTCTCTGTGTTTCAG GTGCCTGTTTCTGCTGCCCTCTCAGCATTGACTCTTGTGGTTCAGTTTTATGGCTGGCTATCCTTTTTCCGTCTAGTATATTACAAGTTGGAACGTAGGCCTCAAAGTAGGAGGCCATACTATGAGTTTACTGGCTTGTGGCATATCTATGGGCTCTTGTCAATGAATGCCTGGTTCTGGAATGCTATTTTTCATATTTG GAATTCTGATGTTACAGAGAAGTTAAATCAATCATCTGCTGTTGCTTTACTTGGGTACTCCCTCATTCTGGCTATACTGCGGACATTTAATGTCAAGGGTGAAGCTCAAAGGGTTACAGCTGCAGCCCCATTATTGGCCTTTGTGACGACACACATCCTGTATCTGAACTTCTACAAATTTGACCATG GTCTGAACATGAAAGTTTGCATCATAATGGACATCGCTCAGGCAATCCTATGGGTGGTATGGGCTGCCGTAACTCGTCCTCCTTCGTGGTTCAAATTGTGGACAGTTATGCTTGGAGGCATCCTTGTCATGCTTCTAGAGGAGTTCCCATCGTCCAAAGGGTATGTTGATTTGCGGCATGCTGCTGCCATCCCCCTCGCTTATCTTTGGTGGAACTTTGTCAAGAAAGATGCAGAAACTCGTACCTCAGCCATCACTAAGAAAAGAAGGTAA